DNA from Diaphorobacter limosus:
CGGCCTCCGTGCCTTTGCCAGCATCCTGGTACATCTGCGCGAAGACCTGGTTCATCTCGGCCAGGCGCTGCTGGTGGCGGGCAGTAGCCTCGGCAATGGTGTCCGAGGTGAAGATGGCCTTGAATACCTCCCAGTGGTATTGCAGCTGTTCCACCCCTTTGACCAGCATCTCGACCATGAAGATGCCCGCCTTGCGCACGATCTCGAACTTCTCTGACAACCAGGTGCCGATCTCCCAGCCGACCAGAAAGGCCCCCAGCACGGCGAAGGCTGTTTTGAGGACACCAACACTGGCCACCGCTGCCGACACCGACAAATTCGCCGTAGCCCAGGCGGCGGACGTGGCGCTGGCCGCCGTCACCGCCGCCGCGCCCGCCGTCTGCCAGGCGGTGATCAAGGCCGGAATCAGGCGATAGACCAGCACCGCCAAACCCACCTCGGCAATGCGCCCCAGCCACTGCATCACCGTGTCCAGGTTCTGCGACAGCCAGGTCAAGGTCTCGGCCAGCTTCTTGGTAAAGCCCGTGGATTCGTCGAGGCGGCTGATCCACTGGCCGAAGGCGTTACTCAGGCGCGTGAAGGACTGGCTCACCGTCATCGGCAGCTGCGCGTACTCGGCAGCGAGCTTGTCCTTCTGGCCCATCAGCGCGTTGACCACCACGTCGGCGGTGAGGCGTCCTTCCTCGGCGAGTTTGCGCAGGCGGCCAATCGGCACGTTCAGGCCATCGGCCAGCGCCTTGGCCAGACGCGGGCTGTTCTCGACGACGGAGTTGAATTCCTCGCCGCGCAGCACGCCCGCCGACAGGGCCTGGCCGAACTGCAAGAGCGCCGATTCCGATTCGGTGGCCGAGGCGCCCGAGATGCGCAGCGCCTGCGAGATGCTCTCGGTGATTTGCAGCGCATCCTTTTGCTCGCCGCCCAGCATCCGCACGGCCTGCTGCAGCTTGCCGTAGAGCGTGGCGGTTTCCTGGATCGGCACGCCAATGCGCTGGGCGATGGCGAACAGCTCCTTTTGCGCCACGGCGTACTCGCGGCTGCCTGCGGTGGCGAGCTTCAAGCGCGCGCCCATCATGTTCCAGGCGTCGGCGATCTGCACGACCTCCTGCACCTTGCCCGCCGCCCAGTTGATGGTCACAAACGCCAGCAGCTGCGTCTTGGCACGGTTGATTTGTTCGCCAAAGGCCGTCACCCCGGCCTTGACCTCGGCCATCCCGGCAGCAGCCTTGTCGCCTGCGGTCTTGGCGGTCTGCGCGAGTTCGCCCAGGGATTTTTCGGCCGAGGCGACGGCGCGCTTGAGCCCTTCGTCCGCCCCTTCAAGGGCGACGAGCACGGAGATGCGGTTGGCCATAGTCCTGGAATCGGTTAGAGTGCAGAATCTGACTTGTATAGTCAGAATTCACGACGGAAAGGAGATCACCCATGCACACCTGGCAAATGCAGACCGCCAAGGCGCGGTTTTCTGAGGTGGTCAAGCAAGCCGCCGATGACGGCCCGCAAGAAATCACCGTGCATGGCCGCTCGGTGGCAGTGGTCATCTCCAAGGAGCTGTTTGACCGCCTCAGCGGCAACGAGGCCTCGCTGGTGGACTTCATGCGCCGCTCGCCGCTCTTTGGAGACGAGGACATCGCGTTCGAGCGCGATCGCAGCCTAGCGCGCGAGGTGGATTTGTGAGCTACCTGATCGACACCAACGTCCTGTCCGAGCTGCGGCGCAAGGCGCCCGACCCACGGGTCGTGGCCTGGTTGCAAGCGCGCCCGCGCCAGTCCTTGTTCCTGAGCGTGCTGACGCTGGGCGAGATCCGCGAGGGGCTGGAGCGGGTGCCAGAGCCTGCCCGCAAGCAGGCCCTGCTGGACTGGCTGGAGGTGGAGCTGCCGAACTACTTCGTCGGCCGGGTGCTCGCCATCGACGCCGCCACCGCCGACCGCTGGGGCCGTTTGATGGCGCAGGCCGCACGCCCCTTGCCCGCCATCGATGCGCTGCTGGCGGCCACCGCGTTGCACAACGACCTGGCGTTGGTGACGCGCAATACCAAGGACTTTGCGGGACTCGATGTGCCGCTCATCAACCCCTGGGATTGAAGCCCGCGGTCACAGAGCCGAGAGGGATTTTTCCATAGCAGCCGCCAAGCGCGGAATGCGGCCGGCTACCAGGCGCTCCACGTTCAGGCGTTTTTTGAGCACCACCCTGGGCACGAGCACGGCAATCGGGATATCTGCGCCGCGTTTCAACTTCTTGATGCCTTCGGCCTTGCGATAACGGCGCTTGAAGCCCGACAGAGGTCGGTCGTGTTCTTTGAGGTTCTCAGCCATCAGCACGATATTGCCCCGCTTGTTCTTGATGAAGTAGGCGTTGCCACCGCGCATGAGTTCGGCGATCTGCGCCTTGAAGCGCTTCCTGCCCACGCGACCATGCAACGGGATCAACATTCGCGCGCCAATGGAGCCACCGCGTTCGTGCATGCCAGCCCAGGGAATGCGCGAACCCACGTAGAGCGCTGGCAGGCGGCTCGGGTTCTTGTCCAGCACCTTGGCGGTAAAGCCTTTCAAGAATGACTTCTTGACCACGGCCACCTGGCCCGCGACATGGGCGCGCACGTCATCCTTAAGCTCCCGGGCCTGGGTGGTCATGGCGCGCGCCACGGTTTTTTTGACCTTGTCCCGGTACTCGCCACCCCAGCGGCGCAACTGTGCCTGGGCGGCCTTGCTATCGATGCGAATGGCGATGCGCATGGTCTTGAAGTCGCTCGAACGTCTGGTCGAGATGGCGGGCGT
Protein-coding regions in this window:
- a CDS encoding type II toxin-antitoxin system Phd/YefM family antitoxin yields the protein MHTWQMQTAKARFSEVVKQAADDGPQEITVHGRSVAVVISKELFDRLSGNEASLVDFMRRSPLFGDEDIAFERDRSLAREVDL
- a CDS encoding type II toxin-antitoxin system VapC family toxin, translated to MSYLIDTNVLSELRRKAPDPRVVAWLQARPRQSLFLSVLTLGEIREGLERVPEPARKQALLDWLEVELPNYFVGRVLAIDAATADRWGRLMAQAARPLPAIDALLAATALHNDLALVTRNTKDFAGLDVPLINPWD
- a CDS encoding DUF6441 family protein, whose amino-acid sequence is MRIAIRIDSKAAQAQLRRWGGEYRDKVKKTVARAMTTQARELKDDVRAHVAGQVAVVKKSFLKGFTAKVLDKNPSRLPALYVGSRIPWAGMHERGGSIGARMLIPLHGRVGRKRFKAQIAELMRGGNAYFIKNKRGNIVLMAENLKEHDRPLSGFKRRYRKAEGIKKLKRGADIPIAVLVPRVVLKKRLNVERLVAGRIPRLAAAMEKSLSAL